Proteins co-encoded in one Arachis hypogaea cultivar Tifrunner chromosome 11, arahy.Tifrunner.gnm2.J5K5, whole genome shotgun sequence genomic window:
- the LOC140176002 gene encoding uncharacterized protein codes for MADKENPQLSQDDLLAQIAELQAEVRRIAELSTQNNGENSKGSAQSAADPLNIVPPKEKLTLDNPFSEEITNYQIPKNFTLPTALEPYKGFGDPRAHVKKFQSMMFFNGPNNEPVLYRAFPTYLDGAALLWFSKLSAGSISSFEDLARSFIDYFAASRIYVHGSDYLGTIKQGQHESLKDYMTRFADATMEIQDLDPAVHLHALKAGLRPGKFRETIAITKPKTLEEFRERAAGQMEIEELREAQKSDKQPHRRDEERTFRSPSNRDTKKPSKPASKYNTYTRFNTRRENIIREILNAKIIKPPARAGNYHDQRFVDKTKHCAFHRKFGHTTDDCIVAKDLLERLARQGLLDKYIETRKGRGGNSDRVEHKQAIADDKKERTTPDPPRGVINHISGGFAGGGETSSARKRSYRAMLAIEGTIQPKKDKEPDVTISFNQADFKSASPNLDDPVVISIQVGELLVRKTLLDPGSSADVLFYSTFTKMKLSEKLIQPFSGELIGFSGEKVPIMGHIWLKTTMGEILMSKSIDIQYLIVNCYSPYNIILGRPALNIFRAVVSTLHLCVKFLVQENKIATVYADHQEARQCYNAGLKPVQTKQEARPQVQAIHTSANTATLADLDPREDLGERPRPMDNLQQVTLTSDDKQCTYVGEALEGADRAKLIHILRQNADLFAWTPDDMPGINQEVICHKLAIDKTIRPVAQKKRNLGEEKKQAALEETQKLLNAGFIREIRSTTWLSNVVMLVDNASGFKTLSFMDAYSGYNQILMHPEDQSKTAFITEHGNFCYKVMPFGLKNGGATYQRLMDKVFQQQIGRNMEVYVDDMVAKTPMQGSHCDDLVEIFKQLRAYNMRLNPNKCAFGVQGGKFLGFMLTSRGIEANPEKCKAVLNMTSPKTVKEVQQLAGRIAALSRFLPAVANRSYHFFQTFSKGRKFNWTDECENAFTELKQHLTSPPILQRPETGKPLHLYLSVSNHAVSSVLVTETGRKQSPVYFISRVLQPTETRYPRIEQLALALITTARRLRHYFQSHTIIVRTDQPLRQILTRPELAGRLIKWSVELSEFDIQYESRKTLKSQVLADFISEMTNDTHNTEVSWSIHVDGASNKEGSGAGILLKERDKVVAEQSLQFCFNASNNQAEYEALLAGLKLALQLQIPRITAYCDSSLVVHQIKGEFQGTILSITQVPNWRTPFLNYINTGTIPNDEPNLPLFRRRASFYTVLGNTLYRRGHSQPLLKCISREEAEEVMAETHEGVCGNHIGGRALAAKILRTGYYWPTIKRDCITKVKACDNCQKHATLSETPAEELHTIEVSWPFDRWGLDILGPFPKAPGQVKFLLVSIDYFSKWIEAQPLAHITAEKVRSFLWKNIICRFGIPREIISDNGRQFTDHKLATFLTNFNIKHHFNSVEHPQTNGQVESANRIILQGLKKKLGDAKGEWADLIAEILWSYNTSIQSATGETPFKLVYGAEALIPVEVSIPTLRTELYNQPNNQQARTAELDLVEEERDISAIKQRARKQYLELRHNKRVVHRSFNNGDLILRRTEDARKPSSHGKLAANWEGPFRVLQNLGKGAYKLETLRGEQLPGTWNVSSLREYQS; via the exons ATGGCTGACAAGGAAAATCCACAACTCTCACAGGACGACCTCCTGGCTCAAATCGCTGAGCTTCAGGCGGAGGTACGAAGAATAGCCGAGCTCTCAACACAGAACAATGGAGAGAACTCCAAAGGCTCGGCTCAAAGTGCGGCGGACCCTTTAAACATCGTCCCGCCAAAGGAGAAGCTCACCCTTGACAACCCTTTCTCCGAGGAGATCACAAACTACCAAATACCGAAAAACTTTACGCTGCCTACCGCGCTAGAACCATACAAGGGGTTCGGCGATCCTCGGGCCCATGTGAAGAAGTTCCAATCAATGATGTTTTTCAACGGCCCTAACAATGAGCCCGTCCTCTACCGAGCATTCCCCACATACCTAGATGGTGCTGCATTACTCTGGTTTTCTAAACTTTCTGCAGGTTCGATTTCCTCCTTTGAAGACCTCGCCAGATCATTCATTGATTATTTCGCTGCATCAAGAATCTACGTACATGGCTCGGACTATCTTGGCACCATCAAACAAGGTCAGCACGAAAGCCTGAAAGACTACATGACCAGATTCGCTGACGCCACTATGGAGATCCAAGACTTGGACCCGGCCGTTCACCTGCACGCTCTCAAGGCCGGCCTTAGGCCTGGCAAATTTCGGGAGACCATTGCCATAACAAAGCCGAAGACGCTAGAGGAATTCCGGGAAAGGGCGGCAGGTCAAATGGAGATCGAAGAACTCCGAGAAGCCCAAAAGTCGGACAAACAACCACATCGGAGAGACGAAGAAAGGACTTTCAGATCGCCAAGCAACAGGGACACTAAGAAACCTTCTAAGCCCGCGTCAAAGTACAACACATACACCAGATTCAACACCAGAAGAGAGAACATCATCAGAGAAATCCTCAACGCCAAAATCATAAAGCCACCAGCCCGAGCAGGGAACTACCATGATCAACGGTTCGTGGACAAGACAAAGCATTGTGCCTTCCACCGGAAGTTCGGTCATACTACGGATGACTGCATCGTTGCGAAGGACCTCCTGGAAAGGCTAGCACGCCAAGGGCTCCTGGACAAATACATCGAGACCCGGAAAGGCAGAGGAGGAAACTCGGACAGGGTAGAACATAAGCAAGCAATCGCCGACGATAAAAAAGAGAGAACGACTCCTGATCCACCAAGAGGAGTCATCAACCACATATCAGGGGGATTCGCAGGCGGAGGAGAAACAAGCTCGGCCAGGAAACGAAGCTATAGAGCAATGCTGGCAATCGAAGGAACTATACAACCAAAGAAGGACAAAGAACCAGATGTCACAATATCCTTCAACCAAGCAGACTTCAAATCGGCAAGCCCTAACCTCGACGATCCCGTGGTAATTTCAATCCAGGTCGGAGAACTGTTGGTAAGAAAAACATTGTTAGATCCAGGTAGTAGTGCTGATGTTTTATTTTACTCTActtttacaaaaatgaaattatCAGAAAAATTGATACAACCCTTCTCCGGAGAGCTAATTGGGTTCTCCGGAGAGAAAGTCCCCATCATGGGACACATATGGCTAAAGACCACAATGGGAGAAATCCTTATGTCAAAGTCGATTGATATTCAATACCTAATAGTAAACTGTTACAGCCCTTACAATATTATACTTGGGAGACCCGCCCTGAATATATTCAGGGCAGTGGTGTCCACATTACATCTGTGTGTCAAGTTTCTAGTGCAGGAAAACAAGATCGCTACGGTGTATGCCGACCATCAAGAAGCTCGGCAATGCTATAACGCTGGTTTAAAACCAGtacaaacaaaacaggaagctcgGCCCCAGGTTCAAGCAATCCACACGTCCGCCAACACAGCGACACTAGCCGACCTCGACCCAAGAGAAGACCTCGGCGAAAGACCTCGGCCAATGGACAATCTTCAACAAGTAACACTGACATCAGACGACAAACAATGCACATATGTTGGAGAAGCATTAGAAGGGGCAGACCGAGCAAAACTCATTCACATACTGCGTCAGAACGCCGACCTTTTTGCATGGACGCCAGATGACATGCCCGGAATCAACCAAGAAGTCATCTGCCACAAGCTAGCAATCGACAAAACGATCCGACCAGTTGCACAGAAGAAAAGGAACCTCGGAGAAGAGAAAAAACAAGCAGCACTCGAAGAAACCCAGAAGCTCCTCAATGCAGGTTTCATCAGAGAAATTCGCTCCACCACATGGTTGTCcaacgtggtaatg TTAGTTGATAACGCCTCTGGTTTCAAAACTttgagttttatggatgcatactctggctataaccagattCTAATGCACCCAGAAGACCAAAGCAAAACAGCTTTTATAACAGAACATGGGAATTTTTGTTACAAGGTAATGCCTTTTGGCCTAAAGAATGGAGGTGCGACATACCAAAGGCTAATGGACAAAGTATTCCAGCAGCAGATAGGCCGCAATATGGAGGTCTATGTAGATGACATGGTAGCCAAAACACCTATGCAGGGATCACACTGTGACGATTTAGTAGAAATCTTCAAGCAACTCCGAGCATATAACATGAGACTCAATCCAAACAAATGCGCGTTCGGGGTACAAGGAGGGAAGTTCCTGGGATTCATGTTAACATCTCGAGGTATCGAGGCCAACCCAGAAAAGTGCAAGGCCGTACTGAACATGACAAGCCCAAAAACGGTAAAGGAAGTCCAGCAACTTGCAGGACGAATAGCTGCCCTGTCACGTTTCCTACCTGCAGTGGCAAACCGATCTTATCACTTTTTCCAGACATTCTCTAAAGGCAGGAAATTCAACTGGACAGACGAATGCGAAAATGCTTTTACCGAACTTAAACAACACTTGACATCACCACCAATCCTCCAAAGACCAGAGACAGGTAAGCCGCTGCATTTATACCTATCAGTATCTAACCACGCTGTAAGCTCGGTTTTAGTAACAGAAACAGGAAGAAAGCAAAGCccagtatacttcatcagtagggTGCTACAACCAACAGAAACACGGTACCCGAGGATAGAACAACTGGCGCTAGCACTAATCACCACAGCAAGAAGACTGCGGCACTATTTCCAAAGCCACACAATCATAGTACGAACGGACCAACCACTAAGGCAGATATTAACCAGACCCGAGCTCGCCGGCAGATTGATAAAATGGTCGgtcgagctctccgagttcgacattCAGTACGAATCAAGAAAAACACTAAAGTCACAGGTGCTAGCCGACTTTATATCGGAGATGACTAATGACACACATAATACAGAGGTCAGTTGGAGCATACATGTGGATGGAGCGTCAAACAAAGAAGGCAGTGGAGCCGGGATACTACTAAAAGAAAGAGACAAAGTGGTGGCCGAGCAGTCACTACAGTTCTGCTTCAACGCAagcaacaatcaggcagaatatgaggccCTACTTGCTGGACTAAAGCTCGCCCTACAACTACAGATACCTCGAATAACAGCCTACTGCGACTCTTCGTTAGTGGTACATCAAATAAAGGGCGAAttccag GGTACAATTTTGAGTATAACACAGGTCCCAAATTGGCGAACACCTTTTCTCAATTACATAAACACAGGCACTATACCAAATGACGAACCGAACTTGCCGCTCTTCCGAAGAAGAGCAAGCTTCTATACAGTGCTCGGAAACACCCTATACAGGCGAGGACATTCACAACCACTGCTCAAGTGCATCAGCAGAGAGGAAGCCGAGGAGGTTATGGCTGAAACGCATGAAGGAGTCTGTGGAAACCACATCGGCGGCCGAGCATTAGCAGCAAAGATCTTGCGAACAGGATACTATTGGCCAACGATAAAACGAGACTGCATCACAAAAGTCAAAGCATGTGATAATTGTCAAAAGCACGCCACCCTCTCAGAGACCCCGGCCGAGGAGCTCCATACCATagaggtaagctggcctttcGATAGGTGGGGACTGGATATCCTCGGACCCTTTCCGAAAGCGCCAGGCCAGGTAAAGTTTCTTTTAGTGTCAATTGACTATTTCTCTaagtggatagaagcacaacCACTAGCGCACATAACAGCAGAGAAAGTGCGATCTTTTCTATGGAAAAATATCAtatgcagatttggtatcccAAGAGAGATAATCTCGGATAACGGGAGACAATTTACAGATCATAAGCTCGCTACCTTTCTAACAAACTTTAACATCAAACATCATTTCAACTCAGTAGAGCACCCGCAAACTAACGGACAGGTTGAATCGGCTAACAGAATTATCTTGCAGGGATTAAAGAAAAAGCTCGGCGATGCTAAAGGAGAGTGGGCCGATCTCATCGCAGAAATCCTATGGAGCTATAATACCAGCATTCAATCTGCCACAGGGGAAACTCCCTTCAAATTGGTATATGGCGCAGAAGCGCTCATTCCAGTAGAGGTCAGCATCCCAACATTAAGAACCGAGCTATATAATCAACCAAATAATCAACAAGCTCGGACAGCCGAATTGGACcttgtagaagaagaaagggacatTTCCGCCATAAAACAACGAGCCAGAAAACAATATCTAGAGCTAAGACACAACAAAAGAGTAGTACACAGATCCTTCAACAATGGAGACCTCATACTCAGACGAACAGAGGATGCTCGAAAACCATCATCACATGGCAAATTAGCGGCAAATTGGGAAGGACCTTTCCGAGTCCTCCAAAACCTCGGAAAGGGGGCTTACAAATTAGAAACCCTTAGAGGAGAACAACTCCCAGGAACATGGAACGTCTCCTCCCTAAGAGAATATCAATCATGA